The following coding sequences lie in one Onychomys torridus chromosome X, mOncTor1.1, whole genome shotgun sequence genomic window:
- the Agtr2 gene encoding type-2 angiotensin II receptor, whose protein sequence is MKDNFSFAATNKNITSSLPFDSLNISGTNESAFNCSHKPSDKHLEAIPVLYYLIFVIGFAVNIVVVSLFCCQKGPKKVSSIYIFNLAVADLLLLATLPLWASYYSYRYDWLFGPVMCKVFGSFLTLNMFASIFFITCMSVDRYQSVIYPFLSQRRNPWQASYVVPLVWCMACLSSLPTFYFRDVRTIEYLGVNACVMAFPPEKYAQWSAGIALMKNILGFIIPLIFIATCYFGIRKHLLKTNSYGKNRITRDQVLKMAAAVVLAFIICWLPFHVLTFLDALAWMGIINSCEVIAVIDLALPFAILLGFTNSCVNPFLYCFVGNRFQQKLRSVFRVPITWLQGKRETMSCRKSSSLREMDTFVS, encoded by the coding sequence ATGAAGGACAACTTCAGTTTTGCCGCCACCAACAAAAACATCACCAGCAGCCTTCCTTTTGATAGTCTCAACATATCTGGCACCAATGAGTCCGCCTTTAACTGCTCGCACAAACCATCAGATAAGCATTTGGAAGCAATTCCTGTTCTCTATTACCTTATTTTTGTCATTGGGTTTGCTGTTAATATTGTTGTAGTCTCACTGTTTTGTTGTCAAAAGGGCCCTAAAAAGGTTTCCAGCATTTACATCTTCAATCTGGCTGTGGCTGACCTACTCCTTTTGGCTACCCTTCCTCTCTGGGCATCCTATTACTCTTACAGATATGACTGGCTCTTTGGACCTGTAATGTGCAAGGTGTTTGGGTCTTTTCTGACCCTGAATATGTTTGCCAGCATTTTTTTCATTACCTGCATGAGTGTTGACAGGTACCAATCGGTTATCTACCCTtttctgtctcaaagaaggaaTCCCTGGCAAGCATCTTATGTAGTACCCCTTGTGTGGTGTATGGCCTGTCTGTCCTCATTGCCAACATTTTATTTCCGAGATGTCAGAACCATTGAATACTTAGGCGTGAATGCTTGTGTTATGGCTTTCCCACCTGAGAAATATGCCCAGTGGTCTGCAGGGATTGCCTTAATGAAAAATATTCTTGGTTTTATTATTCCTTTAATATTCATAGCAACATGTTACTTTGGAATCAGAAAGCACCTGCTGAAGACTAATAGCTATGGGAAGAACAGAATAACCCGTGACCAAGTCTTGAAGATGGCAGCTGCTGTTGTGTTGGCGTTCATCATTTGCTGGCTTCCCTTCCACGTTCTGACCTTCCTGGATGCTCTGGCCTGGATGGGTATCATTAATAGCTGTGAAGTTATAGCAGTCATTGACCTGGCACTTCCTTTTGCCATCCTCCTGGGATTCACCAACAGCTGTGTTAATCcctttttgtattgttttgttggaAACCGCTTCCAACAGAAGCTGCGCAGTGTGTTCAGGGTTCCCATTACTTGGCTCCAGGGCAAGAGAGAGACTATGTCTTGCCGCAAAAGCAGTTCTCTTAGAGAAATGGACACTTTTGTGTCTTAA